Proteins found in one Zea mays cultivar B73 chromosome 1, Zm-B73-REFERENCE-NAM-5.0, whole genome shotgun sequence genomic segment:
- the LOC100384802 gene encoding UDP-glycosyltransferase 83A1, with protein MQSDEHETDSFDVRPDATASMRSLLYLRTPGGATLSLSYLSIPTGAAAGSQQQPLRSDSAATQVRCRRIPHQHQRSSAHTLAATSLRSMAAAPPRPRVMVLPFPAQGHVMPLMELSHRLVDHGFEVDFVNTDFNHARIVTALAAGGGETRAAAHAGIHLVSFPDGMGPDGDRADIVRLAQGLPAAMLGRLEELARAQRTRWVVADVSMNWVLDLAGTVGVRVALFSTYSATVFALRTLIPKMIEDGIIDESADVRRNEKIKLSPNMPVIDAADLPWSKFDGSPEIRRIMVKGIVKSNPTLARADTIVCNTFHAIESEVLALLPTAALAVGPLEAPRSTSASQLWPEDRACLVWLDAQPPGSVVYVAFGSFTVFDTARLQELADGLALTGRPFLWVVRPNFANGVDQGWLDKFRCRVGDTGLVVGWAPQQRVLSHPAVACFISHCGWNSTMEGVRHGVPFLCWPYFADQFLNQKYICDVWGTGLRIRANERGVFTKEEIRDKVNQLLADDTIRARALSLKRAACESITDGGSSHQDLLKLVNLLKEQ; from the exons ATGCAGTCAGACGAGCACGAGACGGATTCTTTTGATGTGAGACCTGACGCGACTGCATCGATGCGGTCGCTCTTGTACCTGAGAACACCGGGCGGGGCGACTCTATCTCTCTCTTACTTATCGATACCCACAGGAGCAGCAGCAGGCAGCCAACAGCAACCTCTGAGATCTGACAGTGCTGCAACCCAGGTGCGGTGCCGCCGTATACCACACCAGCACCAGCGGTCCAGCGCACACACGCTAGCTGCTACCAGCCTCCGATCCATGGCCGCGGCTCCTCCCCGGCCTCGTGTCATGGTGCTGCCCTTCCCTGCCCAGGGCCATGTCATGCCGCTCATGGAGCTGTCGCACCGCCTCGTCGACCATGGCTTCGAGGTCGACTTCGTGAACACGGACTTCAACCACGCCCGCATCGTCACGGCCTTGGCGGCAGGAGGAGGAGAGACCAGGGCAGCTGCCCACGCCGGGATCCACTTGGTCTCTTTCCCGGACGGCATGGGCCCCGATGGCGACCGCGCGGACATCGTTAGGCTGGCCCAGGGCTTGCCGGCGGCGATGCTCGGCCGCCTTGAGGAGCTGGCCAGAGCTCAGAGGACTCGGTGGGTCGTGGCTGATGTCTCCATGAACTGGGTGCTGGACCTGGCCGGCACGGTGGGCGTGCGCGTCGCCTTGTTCTCGACCTACTCGGCCACCGTCTTCGCGCTGAGGACGCTTATTCCCAAGATGATTGAGGATGGCATCATTGATGAAAGTG CGGATGTGAGGAGGAATGAGAAGATCAAGCTGAGCCCCAACATGCCAGTCATCGACGCCGCCGACCTCCCATGGAGTAAGTTTGATGGAAGCCCCGAGATACGAAGAATCATGGTAAAGGGCATCGTCAAGAGCAACCCAACGTTGGCGCGCGCTGACACCATTGTCTGCAACACGTTCCATGCTATCGAGTCCGAGGTGCTGGCCCTCCTCCCCACGGCCGCGCTGGCCGTCGGCCCCCTTGAGGCGCCAAGGTCGACCTCGGCCAGCCAGCTCTGGCCCGAAGACAGGGCCTGCCTCGTCTGGCTCGACGCCCAGCCCCCCGGATCAGTTGTCTACGTGGCCTTCGGGAGCTTCACAGTCTTCGACACCGCAAGGCTCCAGGAGCTCGCCGACGGGCTGGCGCTCACGGGACGCCCGTTTCTGTGGGTGGTCCGGCCGAACTTTGCCAACGGCGTCGACCAAGGCTGGCTGGACAAGTTCAGGTGCCGCGTCGGAGACACGGGGCTCGTCGTCGGCTGGGCTCCCCAGCAGCGCGTGCTCTCGCACCCTGCGGTGGCATGCTTCATCTCGCACTGTGGATGGAACTCGACCATGGAAGGGGTGCGTCACGGCGTCCCGTTCCTGTGTTGGCCATACTTTGCCGACCAGTTCTTGAACCAGAAGTACATCTGCGACGTGTGGGGCACGGGCTTGAGGATCCGTGCCAACGAGCGGGGCGTCTTCACCAAGGAGGAGATCAGGGACAAAGTCAACCAGCTGCTCGCTGATGATACGATCAGAGCGAGGGCACTTTCTTTGAAGAGAGCAGCGTGCGAGAGTATCACAGATGGAGGGTCCTCGCATCAGGATCTGCTCAAGCTTGTAAACCTGCTGAAGGAACAATAA